The sequence below is a genomic window from Sorangiineae bacterium MSr12523.
GAAAGCTCGTGCCCCCGCCTTCGCGCGGCTCGGCGGTGACGGAGCCGCCGTGCGCGACCACGATCTGGCGCGTGATGGCCAAGCCCAGGCCGGTGCCCTCGCCCTTGGTCGAAAAGAACGGATCGAACACGCGGGGGCGGATCTCGTCGGGGATGCCGCCACCGCGGTCGTTCACCCGGACCACCACGCTCATGCCCTCGGCGCGCACGATCACGTCGATGTCGCCGCCTTGAGGCATCGCCTCGCGCGCATTGCGAAGCAGATTCAAAAGCGCTTGCCGGATCTGGGCCTCGTCGAACAACGCCGGCGGCAGCTTGTCGGCAATGTCGACCCGCACATGGCAGTCGGCGCGCTCGTTCTCGGCGCGCGAGAAGTTCACCACCTCGTTCACGGCGCCGGCGATGTCCTCGGCCTCCATGCGCGGGGAGGGGAGTCGCGCCAGGCGCAGGTACTCCTCGGACAGATGCTCGAGCCGCTGCACCTCGCGCGCAATCGCTTGCAGCAGCGCGCGCGACTCGCCGCGTGCGTCGGTGCGGGCGGCGAGTTCCTCCTCCAGGAGCTCGATGTTCAGACCGATCGAGGACAGCGGATTGCGGATCTCGTGCGTGACGTGCGCCGCCATTTTGCCGATGGCCGCAAGGCGCTCGTTGGAAAGCGCCTGCGCCTGCGCGCTCGCCACGGCGCCGACCATGCGCTCGAAGGCCATGGCCAAGTCGCCGATTTCATCCTCGGTGGGCGCCACCTCTTGCGGCGTCAGATCGCCATGGGCCACGGCTTGCGCCCTCTCGGTCACACGCGCCAGAGGCGCCAGCAGGCGCCGCGTGTGGATCGACACCGCGACCCCCACACCCAAGGTCAGCACCGCGAGCGCGATGAGCGCGTAGATGGCCCGCTGTTCGCGCCGTTGCGCGTCCTCGGAGATATGGTCCATCGAGACGCGCACCCGCTCCGAGATTTCGCGCACCCGCCGCTCGGCCGCGTGCTCCTGCGGGCCCGCCTCGACCAAGATGCGGTTGATGGCATCCTTGTCCCCCGAGTCCAGCGCCGAGAACAAGAGCGAGAACTGCTCCTTGTCGTCCTCGAGATCCGCCTCGATGGAGCCCAACTCCGCCGTCAACGACGCGGCCAGCGCGCGCGAGCTCGGGCTGCCCACGTCGGCGAGGCCCACCGCCAGCGCCTCGCGCGCCTTGGCGAAGGCTTGCGGGCGTGCATTGGAGAGAACCCGCAGCATCTCGCGGGCCGACAGCGGGTTGCGCTCGTCGGGGATGCTGTCGAGCAGCGCGGCCAAGGTTCCCTGGTTCGCGCGAAGCTGGCCCAGCGCAAGGGCCGCGGGCAGGTACCCGCGGGCGAGCTCCTCGCTGTCGAGCGCCGCACGCCGCTGGGCGACCACGCTCCAGCCCACGGTGACGGCGAAGGCCACCACCGTCACCGCGAACGACGCAAGCACGCGCGTCGCGATGGTCTTGCGCGGCGGGGCGACGCTCTTGCGATTCACGCGCTCCCCTCGTCCTTTCGCGCCCGCAGGCTCCGCGCCATCCACGTGACGATGTCGTCCACCGCCGTGCCAGAGGAAGCACGCCGCAATGCGTGCAGGCTCGAGGCGCAGCCCGTGATCACGCGCCCGCCGCCCGCGCGCGCATGCTCTTCGAGCCGTGTCTTCGCAATGATGCGCGCCGGCTCGGGCATGGTCAGCGGCAAGAGCCCGCCGGCACCCGAGCATGTGGCGCGCTCGCGCCGCGTGTCGAATTCCGCGGGCGCCTCGCCCAGAATGCGCGTGAGCACCGTGCGCGGTGCCTCGTAAATTCCGAGCCCGCGCCCCAGTTTACAGGGGTCGTGCCATCGCACGGGCTCGGTCGCGGGCTTTCCCAAGGTGGCAAAGCGTGTCGCCTCTCGGGCCGCCCACTCCACGAGCATGACGACCTTCGGCCCGACGTGCACACCGATCTCCGGGTAGTGCATCCGCAGCGCCGCCCCGCACCCTGCATCCACCACCGTCACCCGTTCGAAGTGCCGCAGCCGCTCGGCCATATCGGCCGCCGCGCGTCCGAAGCCCGGTGCATCGCCGGCCATGAGAAGCGGCATCCCACAGCAACCGTCGACCACGCCGACGTCTTCCCCTGCCAGCTCACGTGCAACCTCGAGCGCGTCCCGCGCTTCGTCCGGCGCCTTGTGCAAATAGGTGCACCCTACGAGCAACCCCGTGCGTGTCCCCGCCCGCCGATTCCCCAGGCGCCCGGCCGCCGTGCGCGTGCGCGCCTCGTGCTCGGCATAGCGTGCCACCGTGCGCGCAGCCCCCTCGGGCGCGATGCCGTACGCGGACCAAGCTGCCCGCGCCGCATGGAGCCCCGACGTGACGTCGTTGCGATGGTCGCACGACTCACGGCACCCGTAGCATCCGGTGCAGGCCCACGCCGGTGCGGCGTAGGAGGCCTCGCGCGGAACGTCGCCGTGCGCCGCGAAATAGGCCATCGACATTTTGCCCCACGGCGTGAGCGTTTCGCGCGGCTCCGCGTTCGACACGGGGCAGGCGCTCCGGCACAATTTG
It includes:
- a CDS encoding ATP-binding protein; the encoded protein is MNRKSVAPPRKTIATRVLASFAVTVVAFAVTVGWSVVAQRRAALDSEELARGYLPAALALGQLRANQGTLAALLDSIPDERNPLSAREMLRVLSNARPQAFAKAREALAVGLADVGSPSSRALAASLTAELGSIEADLEDDKEQFSLLFSALDSGDKDAINRILVEAGPQEHAAERRVREISERVRVSMDHISEDAQRREQRAIYALIALAVLTLGVGVAVSIHTRRLLAPLARVTERAQAVAHGDLTPQEVAPTEDEIGDLAMAFERMVGAVASAQAQALSNERLAAIGKMAAHVTHEIRNPLSSIGLNIELLEEELAARTDARGESRALLQAIAREVQRLEHLSEEYLRLARLPSPRMEAEDIAGAVNEVVNFSRAENERADCHVRVDIADKLPPALFDEAQIRQALLNLLRNAREAMPQGGDIDVIVRAEGMSVVVRVNDRGGGIPDEIRPRVFDPFFSTKGEGTGLGLAITRQIVVAHGGSVTAEPREGGGTSFRIALPIAPARASEPRGNRGPSLVSITRS
- a CDS encoding (Fe-S)-binding protein, encoding MKRRPDQRPMKALPLLDPQRAALENCVFCPKLCRSACPVSNAEPRETLTPWGKMSMAYFAAHGDVPREASYAAPAWACTGCYGCRESCDHRNDVTSGLHAARAAWSAYGIAPEGAARTVARYAEHEARTRTAAGRLGNRRAGTRTGLLVGCTYLHKAPDEARDALEVARELAGEDVGVVDGCCGMPLLMAGDAPGFGRAAADMAERLRHFERVTVVDAGCGAALRMHYPEIGVHVGPKVVMLVEWAAREATRFATLGKPATEPVRWHDPCKLGRGLGIYEAPRTVLTRILGEAPAEFDTRRERATCSGAGGLLPLTMPEPARIIAKTRLEEHARAGGGRVITGCASSLHALRRASSGTAVDDIVTWMARSLRARKDEGSA